In Balaenoptera ricei isolate mBalRic1 chromosome 4, mBalRic1.hap2, whole genome shotgun sequence, the genomic stretch ATTGTTGAATCTGGCTGATGAGTATATGGGGGTTCATTGTACcactttttctactttttagatgtatgaaaaattttgtaacaaaaataaactcaatgaaATAGTACTTTATTCTCATggcaaaaattattgaaaatgccAAGTGTCGTGGGCAGAAGTTGGTGACTCACTGGGTCAAACACGACCTGGTGTGTTTGGAACAGAACTGTCTCAAGTCCCCAGCTTTGCTCGTTTCCCCTTCAGGCGGTGTTTGGGGGGTCTCTGCGGGGTCTGCCGATGCCAGTGTCCtggaaggggctggaggaggatggCCGGCCCTCCCGTCCCTCCCTGGGGCTGCAGTGGGTGTGGGCAGGGGACTGTCTGTCCAGCCTGCCGGCCTCACGGAGGGTCAGGGGCGAGCGAGGGCTCAGCCCGCTGACCCACAACAATGCCTGTTGGCCTGCGTTGGGCAGATTTGTGGGTGAGCCCCGCTGGGCCCTGGAGTGGAAAATCGGGGTGCCGGGGCTTTGTGACTGCGCCTGCAGACTGCTGACGTCCGGGAATCCTGTAGATAAAGCAAATACCAGCCTTTGTGTGAGAAGGGCTGGCATTCAGCTGCTGTGCAGCGGGATGCAAAACTGCTGAGAGCAGGCTTAACCCGCCACGGAAACAATGCGAGAGGGGCCGGCGCGTCTCTGGGGGTCACCCTCCAGGCCCCACTTCCTGCCGGCACAGGGCTTTGCCAGCGTCCGACGCCAAACTCCCAACGGGTCCCGATCCGTTTAGATGTTAGAGAAAGATGGTCTCAGGGACTGGGGCTCTTGCTTCCCCAgacgcacacacaccccacatgtGCACCcccatatatagacacacacacatacacacaagcacacacggacacacagacacacacacgtaccccccatacagacacacacacacacaccacatatgcATCCCcgtatatagacacacatacacatacacacaagcacacacagacacacagacacacacacgcaccccccatatagacacacacacacagagacgtacacaccaacacacacatagatacacaGACATACCGCACATGCACCCcccatacagacacacacacgcagacatacatacacacacaggcacacagtgCACCCCTtctatacacacagacacacatacacagagccaCACGCTTGGGAGCTGAgggccccagcccccgcccccccactgCAGCCCCTGTGGGCCCGGTCCCCCCTCTGCAGGCGGGAGCTCCAGGGCCGCCCCTGCACAGACCGGGCCCAGGCCAGACACACACCTGTGCACTCACTCTGTTCCCTCGCCTGCGCTGCAGGTGGCTTTGGGGTCAGCTCTGTGGCCTTCCAGATGTCATGGCGGGGCCGAGTGGGAAGACCTCTGTTGGCGTCTCCAGGACAGGCTGGAGGGATGGGAGCACTGGAGCACAGCCGTCCTGGTCACTAGGGGTTTGCACAAGGCAGGGTGCCACCCGGGGGGGCCTGGCTCAGGGCTCAGCGCGAGGGCAGCCGGGGGTCCCTGCACAGACACGAGGGGGGCGTCTTTGTcacagagagggtgggagggtgggtggtCAGGCCCCCAGCACCCCTCCCCTTGGGGCGTCCTCAGCCGCTGGCCCCTCCACGTCTCAGGAGCACGTTGTTGGGATTTTGTGGTTCCGGCTTCCCTCGGGCACAACTTTCTGGTCGGCTCCCAAGACCCTGATAAATAGCCCAACAACCAAAATGGGGAAGACTCGCCACCTCCTCTGAGACAGCCTGTAACAAATACTCAGGGTTTGGTAGGCTTATGGGTATTCCCCCCACTTTTAGGTTTATTGGATTTATCCAGATTCTGAATGACAATGGATCGCTTTTATAACAGCAGTGTTATTTGAAATAGAATGAGCATCACAGGGTTCACCGGTCCTCTTCTAAAGACTTAGTACACAAAGACCTTCTCGAGAAAGCATCTCCTCGTCAGCAGTCTGTTTTTGTGTATGGGAATGATAGAAAGGACAGTGCAGAGGGGCCTCGGGCACCCGTGGATGTCCATGGGGCTGTGTGGTCCTCAGAGCTCAAGTGTGACCATTAAGGGCTGTGGCGCCGGAGCCGCTGCCCCAGGTTGGTTTACCAGGCGGCCCTCCCACCGAGAGGCAAGGGAAGGGTGGCACCTCACTCTTGTGACACGCTGGTGTGACCTCCTCGTGCATCCTCTCCGCCCGGGGGCCCCAAGGCTGCTGGTGACCAAGCGGGCTGCAGCCTGGGGCTCACAGAGGCAGAGCTGAGGTCCTGGCCAAAGGGCTCCGTGTGTGTGTCCACCCAAGACCTTTTTGAGAGCTGTGGGCAGCGGGGCGTGTACGGTGGGCTTCAGGTCTGCCCTGGACAGCTGCGGGGCCCACATCACTGCTGCAGATCTGCAAGATGCTCCTGGGATGCCAGCAGAGATATCAGAGGAGCCCGAGGCCAGTGGTGTGCCCGGTGCATGTGACACCCGGAGCAGGTCACTCTCCTCCTCCACACGACACAGCTATTTCCAGTGTAATCAGGGAATAATCATGAATAATCATGAGTTTCCTGATTtgttctttaaaacaaacaattaacaataaaatagaatatatttcaATCTTAAAGATATTCCTCAAAATCAGTGAACTATTCCATTGAGGACTATCGTTTGCCCTGAAACATCACACCTCACAGCCTGTGCTCTGTTtcacagttttatattttaaacacgCAATAAAAGTGCCAAGAAGTCACACAGCATGACAGAACCGGGATAACTCCGGTGCTGTCTTCACGTGGGCTGTCATTCGCCAACCTGAAGCCCCGTGTTTAAGCACAGAAGTCAGAGGCTGGAGGTAAGAACCGCCCTGGGAGCCTGAGCAGTTCCTGACCTTGGAAACCGGCTCCAGAACAAACGCGCAGAGCAGGGTGGGCCAGCCTCGGGCCGTGTCACTGTGAGTTCTCCGGGTGATCTCCACTTAGCACCTGTTTAGAGAAGGATAAGAAAGAAAACTCTGCTTGTTTGAAGATTACACACATGCAGGCCCTCCTTGTATTTGCGGATCCTGCGTTTGAGGATCTGTCTCCTGTGTTAGGTCCCCAGGCCGCCACACCACAGAACCACACacgagtggcttaaacaacagaagttatCTCTCAGTCTGGACTCTGGAAGCCAtgatccaggtgtgggcagggctggaacCCCTGAGGCCTCTCCCCGTTGGCGCGTAGACGCTGTCTTCTCCTGTGTCCTCATACAGTATTTCATGtgtttggggacccctggtgtctcttccccttataaggacaccagccctcCTGTATAAGGTCTTCccctgtgtgtatctgtgtcctcATGTCctcttttcataaggacaccatCAGATTCGACTAGGACCCACCCTAGCAGCCTGATTTTAGCTTGATCACCTGTTTAAAAGACCCCTCTGCAAGTAAGTTCACATTCTAAGTACTGGGGGTTGGGacctcaacataagaatttgggggggacacaattcagtccataatatcTGCTTTCTGAAATTTGACCTCAAATCCATACTCATGGCCCTTTTCACAGTCATTCACTGAGCAGAGCGGCAGAGGTGAAAAATCTGCGTGGCCGGACGTGCACGTCCCCAGCCGAGGGTGACAGGGCGACTCCGCTTGCTTGTTTCAGCTCGTGCTGCAAACCAGCGTCCTTTCCAGGGTCTGTTTAGTATCCCGTTTCCCACAGCTTTCTGCTTTTTGTGGCTTCACTGTTTACATGGCCCCAAGCACAGCGGGAAGGGCTGTCTAGTGTCCTAAGTGCAGGAAGGCTGGGACGTGCCTCCCCAGAGAAAACACATGTGTCAGGTGAGCTTCGCTACAGGAGTGAGTTATGGCGCTGCTGGCGTGGGTTCAGTGTTAAAGAATCAACAACACGTATGAAATTAGCTGTCTTTGCACAGAAACACACACCAAACAAGCTCATGTATTGATCGATGAAAATGTTGCCCACGTAGTgactgatgaaaatgttgtgaccagaggctggtAGGACCTGACCCTGTGTTTCCCTGGGAGAAATGGCTCATTACCAGTTCACTGTTCACGGCAACTTTATGGGACATCACTACCTCCAATGAGGAGAACCGACTGTATTATTATGTATGGATTGCTCAGACCTCAGACTAACAGAAGAGGAGGGGTATTTTGCACCTGCATGATTAGAACGGACCTTTGGGtggtttgttattgttttaaatctCCACAGATGCAGACAGTGCACCCCTTAGCTCATGGCCGTGAATTCAAGGAGGAACCCAGGCCCGGAGAGAAAGGGTCTTGTTTTCCAAGAATCCAGGGTGGGAGGGTCTGGGCTGTGTGAGGTCAGGTGTGAGGCAGGGTGAGTTCGCACAGGTGAGCTGGCAACAGCCAGTCGCCCATCACTCCGTCCCGCATCTCCTCCCATCCCTGTGGCCACTTTGCGGAGCTCTGGACCGCCTGCCATAGCACGTGTGGGCCACAGGTTTGGCCGATAGGTGAGGTCAGCAAACAAGACAGGAAGTTGGAAGGGCTCAGACGCCTGACGGAGCTGTAAGTTGACTTGAACGAGGTGGTGGCTCTGAGTGGTGTGAGTTTGTATTGGCCGCTACTGGTGGGCCTTTCCTGAGCTGAGGGTCCCTCCAACCGCCCAGAGGGAGGGcgcctgtcatcacagcgctTCCCTCTCTGCAGCAGGTGGTTAATGGCCTCCCCACCCTGATTCCAGGACCAGTGAATGTGTCACCTTACATGGCAAGGGGGGAAATAAGGTTCCTTCAAGAGCAGACTGGAAGACTGGGGGGTGATCCTGGATTCCCCGGGTGGGCTCAGTAATCACAGGGTCACTAGAGGGAGGCCGAGGGGGACAGCCAGAGGGATGTGATGTGACGGCTGCCttggaagacagaggaagggaacACGGGTCAAGGGATgggcagcctctggaagctggaaaaggcaagaaacggagtctcccctggagcctgcaggaggcgccagccctgccgacaccttgatttgagcccagtgagacccatttggacttctgacctccaaactACAaggtaatacatttgtgttgttttcagccaccaagtttgtggtcttttgttacagcagctgcagGAAACTGATACAGCACCGTCATCTTGGGTTGGAAAGGTCCCCAAGGGCTCTGTGGCCATCCTGGGCCCCCTGTCTGGGGCCTACATGGCTGGGTTTGCCACCTTGGTGCTGGCTCACTCTGAAGGCCAGCCCTGGGCTCCCGCTGGCTGCAGCCCACGGGTTGGGGGCATGGGTGAGTGCCTGGGCACCCCTATGTGTCTGAAGGACCTTGGAGGACCCTCAGCGACCCTGGGCCGTGCATCCCGTGGGCCGAGGTTGTACCCCGCCCCTGCCTGCAGACCCAGCCTGTTTGAAGGACCACATGGACAGCCAGGTGTAGGGTGAGAAGGTACCAAGTGTCAGGGGGACCAAACGCAGTCatcaggatacatcacatcttaaTGTGATGTTTAAACAAATCAAAATGGGTgcaaaaaatccatgatgaacaaaagaTCAAATTGTACATAAAGGCAGGATCCTTAATGCTGGCTTTGCTTTCTGTCTTCAGCTTCAGTGTGGCTCTGGCCCGCACTGACCATGTGCCCGGCCCAGCTGGACCCTCTCCTCAGCAGCCAGCATGCCTGTGcccttcctccccctgccccacgcCCAGGAGCAGGCAGCCCATGCTGTGTGGGGTCGCCCACAGCCCTGCCCATGCCCCGGTTGACTCCCAGCCTGGGTGGGCAGCCTGCACCaaagccccctccccttcctccatgCTAGGTGACCTGTTTAACCTTTCTATACCCTGCTTTCCCTGTCTATGAAGTGGGGAGATTTGGGACCTACATGCCATTTAGGGTGGCTGCAAGGGACCATGAGGTCACCATCAGTGTGGGCTCAGGGAGGCCCGGGGCAGGGAGAGTGCCCTCTACCCCCTCAGAGTATTGATTATCTGCCCCCTAATTTGGCCCTTGTTGCCTGACACCCTAGGGAATTGTAGACGTGCAGGGCAAAGGGTGGCATTTCCAGTTTTTTCTGGGCCCTTTACCACTGGCTAGATGCATATCACAGGTGCTCAGAGAGGCAGGGGGGTGGGCTTTGATACTGTGCACCGCTAGTTAGGGAGGGGCTGTGTGAGGGAGGCGCTGAAATTCCCACTTTTGACACCAGTTGCTTCTTAGATGTGTGAGACAAAATCCTCCTTAGGTACAGGGTGAGTGCCCTTTCCTGACCCACTAAGCCCAGGGCTTGGAGGTAAATTTGCAAAGATCCTGAGTGCTTTGAAGGTGCGCTGACCCCACAAACAGGAGGTGGACGCTGGTCAGAAACTGCACGAGGACCTGGGGAGGCGCAGGGTGAATTAGAAGCGTCTCACCGTCTGGACTGTGCATGAAAAAGCTGGCTCGGGTAGGGCGTGGGTCCGGCACGCTCCTGTGCTGCGGGTGTGGAGGGGGTGGTGAGTCAGTCTAAGGCTCCCGGAGGCCAAGTCACTGAAAAGTATGAAAGCCTTAAAACCAGGAGTGCCCCAACTGTGGCCGGTCCCCCCGGAGCGCATCCTGGGCCATAGCTGGATGGGCCACAGAGACGGGAGCCAACCAGCCACCAGGCCAGTAACAGGGACAGGGCACCTGCTCTAAGGACCCTGGCTCTGTCTGTTCCCAGGCCCCGAGGTTCTCAGGGATGGTGTCCAGAGGAGACCCCGGGATGCAGGATTTCCATGTTTGTCAAACCAAACCTGCCTCCCCTCTGGATGCACACAGACCCCACAGCAGGGCTCCCCGGTGCTGGCATTACGGGCGCGTTTTAGTTTCTTCTCTGCATTTTCTGtctttgttgagatttttttacAAGTATGTGTAACGTTTGTAATCAGGAAGAAGTAATAGAGGTAATTCTGTTATAAAACACAATGCAGCCTTGCCTCGCAGCGGTGGGATTTGGGGACCACTTGTCTAGCCTCTGTGTCTCACCCTCTTCGTCTGTGAACCAGGGGTATGAGCTCCCACTCGTAAGGTGGCCGTGAGGTCACAGGGGACCACATGTGCAGACACaggtacctggcacacagcaccCTCGCCCAGGAAAGGGGAGATGGGAGCCTTCTCTGCAGCACCGGCTGAGTGTGGGGGGCACAGAGAAGCCCCTTGGGGACGCCGTTCTCCTGGCATCCAGAGCTCTGGGCTGGTCAGCGCTGCAGCCGGGGCTGGGAGAGGTGCGCGCTCAGCCCAGCCCACGTTTCTGCTGACTGGGCGGCCTCCCTCCTGAGCTCACGCCTTCCAGACAAATCCCCCTAATGCCTCCATTCTGTCCCGCCGTATATAGGGAGGGCGTGCGCCCCAGCTCCCCAGTGCGCTGCACAGAGGCCCCTGCCCTGACTCCCCGCCAGCCCCGGGTCCCTGCAGAGTCGACGCCCGCCATGGACATCGCCATCCAGCACCCCTGGTTCAAACGTGCCCTGGGCCCCTTCTACCCTAGCCGGCTGTTTGACCAGTTCTTCGGCGAGGGGCTCTTCGAGTACGACCTGCTGCCCTTCCTGTCCTCCACCATCAGCCCCTACTACCGTCAGTCCCTCTTCCGCACCGTGCTGGACTCCGGCATCTCCGAGGTGAGACCCGCTGCGCCCTCCTGCGGCGGCAAGGGGGCCCGGGCGGGAAGCGGGGCTCTGTGAGGGCCGGCCCTGGGGCAGGCGCGGCACCTCTGCTCTGTGCGCTCCTGTCCTGCTTTGTGGAGCGGCTGGTGACGGCCGCGGGGCCACTTTCCCGCCTCAGCCCGCCTCGTCCGTCCTGGACGCACAGAGGCCAGGCCAACTACCCCCCGGCAGAGCCTCCCGTGCctccgggggggtgggggggagccggCCTGCTGCCTTTTCCTCCTGTCATCAGCTCAGGACCCGTATGTGGTGGGTGGCATCCCTCCACGTGCTGGGAGACCCCCGAGCAGCCCGGGGCACGGGCGCTGGTGGACGGAGCTCTGTGCAGCCTGGGGCTGCCCTTGCCCTCCAGCAGCGAGGTCTGGCAGGAGGCCTCCTGTCTGAAGCCCTCTGCGGCCACAGagctgcagtgtgtgggctcttcCCCAGTTTGCCCGGGCGCCCGAGGCCAGGCCCCGAGGGCAGGCAGGGCGGTCCACCGGCCTTCGCTCCCAGGGTCCAGTGTTCTGGAGGTGCCAGGGGTCAGCACTGCCTAAAACACAAGGGCCTGCTCGGAGCTGGTGAAACGCCGAACATTCCGGGACCTACGGGGCCTACAGGAGTGTCCCAAGAGAGGGGAGcgggaggggaggaggctggaAGCACTTTCTGTGCGAGAAGCTAGGTGACCTGCGTAGCCCGCCGGGCACATCACATGCACGCCCGTGTGCAGAGACAAGGCCCCAGGCTGTTCAcggagaggagggcagaggccaggggccGCGACCTCATTCCAAGTGCTCAGTCCCACCGACCGGCCAAACAACACATAACCAGCCAGCCAACCAATCTGTCACCGGCCACTCAACCCATACCAATCAGCCAGGCAACCCCTCACCTACCAGGCGGCCACAGACCCCCGGGGCTCTGGGTGTCAGCCGAGTGGCCACAGTGTCCTGAGTCCCAGGTCCCTCTGTCCCCCGGGCACGTGGAGGGAGAGGTTAGAGCCTTGACCGCAGGTTCTGTTCTGATAACTGGGGACTGAGCCCCGGCCACCGCACTCCAGCCGCTCCGGCCAGCCCCCTCCCTGAGCCACAGCCCCGTGGAGACCCACACGGATACTTGGTTTCAGGTCCGATCCGACCGGGACAAGTTTGTCATCTTCCTGGACGTGAAGCACTTCTCCCCCGAGGACCTGACCGTGAAGGTGCAGGAGGACTTCGTGGAAATCCACGGCAAGCACAACGAGCGGCAGGTGAGGCTGGGCCCGGAGGGAGGGGCTGCATCCCGAGCAAGGCCCCCCTGGTGACCAGGAGGCCACCCCGAGCCCGCAGCAGGCCTGGGCAGCGGGTGAGCGGCCAGCGGGGGCCCGTGGGGAGCCCCACTCAGGAACTGCTCGGCATCCGGGGCCCTGTCCAACTCCCCTGGGCGATGGGGTGGGACTAGGAAAGACCCCAGGAGACGCCAGCGCCAAGGGAGCGAGCTCCAAGCCACGTAGGTTTTCACACCAGCTTCTCTCGGGAGGACGGTGCAGCTGACTCGTGTCGGAGCCCGAGGGCCCGGAGCCCATTATCTCGAGGGGGCAGGGGCCCAGCCAGGACAGCTCGGAGACCAGGGCTTTGTCCAGTAGTGGGGAAGCTGGAGGCGGGGGAGAGACCCCACTGCCTCTGCTGCTCTCCCCTCCTGGGCCCCTGGAGATGCCCGGACACTACGCTGAGGCTCTGGGTCTTTCCACCTGGAGGGGAGGGAGTCGGGCCAGGGGCTAAGCTGGGTCCAGGGCGTCAGGAGAAGGGAACGTCGAGGCACGGCTTTCTGACCCAGCTAGATGGACGGCAGGGACCTGAGCCCAAGCAGTCTGTGAGGCCAGAGGTGAAGGGATAGCTGGACCCAAGGGCAGGGCCAGGGGCAGGACCACTCACACGACGTTGGGGTGACATTATCGTGAagagccaggggccccaggcaggCCCAGACGGTATGCAGGGATGCAGGGTGGTCCCAGGGCCCTGGACACGGTCCAGCCGCCGCCCCGTGAGGGTATCGTGGGTCTGACCCTCGTGCGGTCCAGGAGGGCCTCCTCTGTGCGAGGCCGCCGCCACCCGCTGCAGCGGCGTCTCTGACCGCGCCCTCCCCTGGCCCCCCAGGATGACCACGGCTACATCTCCCGCGAGTTCCACCGCCGCTACCGCCTGCCTTCCAACGTGGACCAGTCCGCGCTCTCCTGCTCCCTGTCTGCAGACGGCATGCTGACCTTCTCCGGCCCCAAGGTCCCGTCCGGCATGGACGCCGGCCACAGCGAGCGCGCCATCCCCGTGTCGCGCGAGGAGAAGCCCAGCTCCGCGCCCTCGTCCTAAGCTCGGCCTCGGCCTCGGCTGCCACCCATCCCTCCGGGGGAGCCCTAGAAAGTGGGGCGTCTGTCTCCCCCGCCTCCCTCTTTTccgtttccttttcctcttctccgAGGGCATGAGGGTTTGAGAGAGTAGCCTGGAGAGCTCGGGGCCTTGGCCTGAGGTGCTGAGACCTCAGAGTGACCCGGATTCCAACACCAGCCAGTCGGTGGAAGTGACCGCCATCCCAGCTCCTTAGACGGCATCCCCGTCCTCCCGGGCTTGCGGGCCATCTAGGCTGCCCGGGAGGTCAGAGAACACCCCTCGCTGAGCAATCTCTGGGTGACCTCTGGTCTCCAGGGCCAGCCAGGTGCGTCTCAGCCCTCGGTGGCAGGCGCCCGCACCGGGGCCGAGCCGGGTGCCGTGAGGTCCATCTGGCGGGAGCTCCCGGGCGCCTGGGCTCTCTGCAGGCTGCACCTCTCAGACCCCCTCCCCTCCGACCCTCCTCTATGTAGTGCCGCTCTTGGGGCATCTGGTTACCCACGAGAAGGCAGCCCGTGGCAGTCAATAAAGAGCAGATGACACAAGCAACTAGCCGTGTGCTGGCCGTGCTAttttccggggggggggggggatggttgGGCTGGCCGCGCTATTTTCAGGGACGGGGTTTGGGGAGCGATGGAGAAGGCGCGAGG encodes the following:
- the CRYAA gene encoding alpha-crystallin A chain, which encodes MDIAIQHPWFKRALGPFYPSRLFDQFFGEGLFEYDLLPFLSSTISPYYRQSLFRTVLDSGISEVRSDRDKFVIFLDVKHFSPEDLTVKVQEDFVEIHGKHNERQDDHGYISREFHRRYRLPSNVDQSALSCSLSADGMLTFSGPKVPSGMDAGHSERAIPVSREEKPSSAPSS